A region of Candidatus Aegiribacteria sp. DNA encodes the following proteins:
- a CDS encoding metallophosphoesterase: MKLPDRIIPLIGAACLIHGGVQQVHAVDLQGELSGFLPEGTYTIIDDISVASGDTLTLAPGVVFQFEDGILEEYEFDVFGTLTAIGTLNQQIIFQTSPGTDEYNYIRIASSSSHLEFCTIEGAGNISAENKGGLWIDNCSPLIENCIIRDGKWHGVLLTGYEACPSVNNCQITDNDNDGINCCDAASLHATNCIITGNGTDGICLSNGDNEIIGCLSAGNGEDGIDCKGIGNYEAILLNCTVGPHPGDGLCDSDEFTLVNCVVVDDYDKILDGTNTYIFDNLSFMGFADPGNLDFHLVDGSPCLNSGTRFGIAATLLPGTDPDGNPRQNGIVDIGAFESTEPPSTGEEGTYFSEALLSPRMTQPVIRTGGETFTILISRLGVFSSGDVQVQLENPLNETFTLPVIEISFSDRFPGSDFEIELFGPGIERVQKIIVSVPSSIPPDFYDIGVNLTDCQYHSTNAVKIINEYPDEWMFINITDPHIGYEDTDYTTAERLHTFVDEANCLNPQFVILSGDVCEHMDIGTAFPDTVLKILSLLRVPVVVMSGNHDYYNDWLFTNPYGYFRYFQEINRVMNCEFRFGNAAFYCIDSGPDLGPTQLWRCRGPLDEVLDWMVEKLQVLNSGKDNTLFFITHGPVYDIYMWSVLNTGRVRDILDSYGFSLALAGHTHRFETYLNEGDNWMGRNDFLHADDWERDVPFPGYPLHVQTSSICKGPMIDHREQSDSEMIYPEYQVVDIPEGEYPEGDEDTVGWRCIKLSNGEIEFFDADTDGDGYRNTEYGWYLGNLVFSIDTLSGGVIRSEVVNQHYETWFDIHHFIMAEPGIDYEVTGGIFVRRYSSGIIEVAVDSLNEMSSSVVILTPIPTGIEETADGPISFNPKPASPNPFSTSASIGFDLPNSSSPVTLTVFDLYGRQVKTLVRSFQESGHHIISWDGRDERGNFVPAGVYCYRLEFQGIDHSGRMVFIR, translated from the coding sequence ATGAAACTTCCTGATAGAATCATTCCGCTGATTGGCGCTGCCTGTCTGATTCATGGTGGAGTTCAGCAAGTGCATGCAGTCGATCTCCAGGGAGAGCTTTCCGGTTTCCTGCCCGAAGGTACTTACACAATCATCGATGACATTTCAGTTGCCAGTGGTGATACTCTCACTCTGGCCCCGGGTGTTGTATTCCAGTTCGAAGATGGAATTCTTGAGGAATACGAGTTTGATGTTTTCGGTACACTTACAGCAATCGGCACACTGAATCAGCAGATCATTTTCCAGACTTCTCCGGGAACAGATGAATACAACTACATCCGAATTGCTTCCAGCAGCTCACACCTCGAATTCTGTACAATCGAAGGTGCCGGCAACATTTCCGCTGAGAACAAGGGTGGATTGTGGATTGATAATTGTTCCCCTCTGATAGAAAACTGCATTATTCGTGACGGCAAATGGCACGGTGTACTGCTGACCGGATACGAAGCCTGCCCTTCTGTCAACAACTGCCAGATAACGGACAATGACAATGATGGAATAAACTGCTGTGACGCAGCCAGCCTTCATGCAACCAACTGTATTATTACCGGCAATGGAACTGACGGCATCTGCCTGAGCAACGGTGATAACGAAATCATAGGCTGCCTGTCAGCCGGCAACGGAGAGGACGGAATAGACTGCAAAGGAATCGGCAACTACGAGGCGATACTGCTGAACTGCACTGTTGGCCCCCATCCTGGAGATGGGCTCTGCGACTCCGATGAGTTCACTCTGGTAAATTGCGTCGTTGTTGATGATTACGACAAGATACTTGACGGAACGAATACTTACATATTTGACAACCTGTCTTTTATGGGTTTCGCTGATCCTGGCAATCTGGACTTTCATCTTGTCGATGGTTCGCCCTGTCTGAATTCAGGAACACGTTTCGGTATTGCCGCGACTCTCCTGCCCGGTACCGATCCTGACGGAAATCCGAGACAGAACGGAATCGTTGACATAGGCGCCTTCGAATCAACGGAACCACCCTCCACAGGGGAAGAAGGAACGTATTTTTCGGAAGCTCTTCTTTCTCCCAGAATGACACAGCCGGTAATTCGCACAGGAGGAGAGACATTCACTATTCTAATATCACGGTTGGGTGTTTTCAGCAGCGGAGACGTTCAGGTTCAGCTGGAGAATCCCCTTAATGAAACGTTCACTCTGCCGGTAATTGAAATCTCGTTCAGTGACCGCTTTCCCGGCAGTGATTTTGAAATAGAGTTATTCGGTCCTGGAATCGAACGGGTTCAGAAAATCATAGTATCGGTTCCATCTTCAATACCCCCGGACTTCTACGATATAGGAGTAAATCTCACCGATTGCCAGTATCACAGTACAAACGCTGTCAAAATCATAAACGAGTATCCCGATGAATGGATGTTCATCAACATAACAGACCCTCACATAGGCTACGAAGACACGGACTACACGACAGCGGAGCGTCTGCATACATTCGTTGATGAGGCGAACTGCCTTAACCCGCAGTTCGTGATATTGAGCGGTGATGTATGTGAGCATATGGACATTGGAACCGCTTTCCCTGACACTGTTCTCAAAATACTTTCACTTCTCCGTGTTCCGGTGGTGGTTATGTCGGGCAATCACGATTACTACAACGACTGGCTTTTCACAAATCCATACGGCTACTTCCGCTATTTTCAAGAAATCAATCGGGTAATGAACTGCGAGTTCCGTTTCGGCAATGCCGCCTTCTACTGCATAGATTCGGGACCTGACTTGGGCCCGACACAATTGTGGCGCTGTCGCGGTCCGCTTGATGAGGTTCTCGACTGGATGGTAGAAAAACTCCAGGTTTTGAATTCAGGAAAGGATAACACCCTTTTCTTCATCACCCACGGACCTGTGTATGACATTTACATGTGGTCGGTGCTGAATACCGGAAGAGTCAGGGACATCCTTGACAGCTACGGTTTCAGTCTGGCTCTTGCAGGACACACACACCGCTTTGAAACGTATCTGAATGAAGGCGATAACTGGATGGGCAGGAATGATTTTCTGCATGCTGATGACTGGGAGAGAGATGTACCTTTTCCCGGATATCCCCTGCATGTTCAGACCTCATCCATCTGCAAGGGTCCGATGATCGATCATCGCGAACAATCCGATTCAGAGATGATTTATCCCGAGTATCAAGTCGTTGACATTCCTGAAGGAGAGTATCCAGAGGGAGACGAAGACACGGTAGGCTGGCGCTGTATAAAACTCAGTAACGGAGAAATAGAGTTTTTTGACGCTGACACTGACGGCGACGGCTACAGGAATACCGAGTACGGCTGGTATCTTGGGAATCTGGTGTTCTCTATCGATACATTATCAGGCGGTGTTATCAGATCGGAAGTAGTCAACCAGCATTATGAGACATGGTTCGACATACATCATTTCATCATGGCTGAACCCGGTATAGACTACGAAGTAACAGGCGGCATATTCGTTCGACGATACAGCAGCGGAATAATCGAGGTGGCGGTTGACTCTCTGAACGAGATGTCAAGTTCGGTGGTGATACTGACACCGATTCCAACTGGAATAGAAGAGACTGCCGATGGTCCCATAAGCTTCAACCCGAAGCCCGCCAGTCCGAATCCGTTCAGTACTTCAGCGTCTATCGGCTTCGACTTGCCGAACAGCAGTTCTCCCGTCACACTCACCGTCTTCGATCTTTACGGACGCCAGGTGAAAACACTCGTGAGAAGTTTTCAGGAATCGGGACATCACATCATCTCGTGGGACGGCAGGGATGAACGAGGCAACTTCGTTCCCGCAGGTGTATACTGTTACAGGCTGGAGTTCCAGGGAATTGACCACAGCGGCAGGATGGTTTTTATTAGATAA